The region CACGAGTGAGATCGCAAAGACGCTAAATGCTATCTCTTTTATGCCTGCAAAGCTTGCCTTTAGGGCATTTGGCTCATCTTTTAGCCGGCTTGCGATGTTTTCAGTGACGACTATCGCATCATCGATAAAAATTCCAATACCAAGCGTAAGCGCTATAAGGCTTAAGCGGTTGATGTCGTAGCCTAGGGCATTTATGATGAAAAATGTCGCCACGATGCTAGTTGGTATCGCCACGACCGAGATGATGGTGATCGAGAAATTTCTTAAAAACAGATATACGATCACGATGGTTAGCAAGACGCCAAGGATCATATCAAAGGCGGTTTGATCGATGTGCTTTTGTATCACTTCGCTCTTATCGTAGGCTATTTTTACGTCGTATTCGCTACCAAGCAGGCTTTTAAACTGATCTAGTTTTGACTTAGCTAGAGCGATCACGGTTAGAGCGTTTGCGTCTGGAGCTAGCTCAAGACCCAGCAAGACGCCACTTTTTTTATCCATTATCGCTGCTTCGTTTGCATCTTTGTAAGCAAGATCAACACTTGCAATATCTTTTAAAAAGACCCCTTGCTTGATCGTTAAATTTCTTATCTCATCTATGCTTTTGGCGCTGAAATTTGACTTGATCGCCATTTGGATCTGCTCATTTTCTATCTTGCCAAGTGGCGCTTTTAAATTTTCAACCTTTATCAAATTTGCCACTTCATTTGCGCTAAGAGCGGCCTTATCTAGCTTAAACCTATCTAGTAAAATTTTAACCGCTGGCTCTAAAAAGCCATTTGTCTTAACCTTTGAAACGCCGCTTATGCGCTCTAAAAATGGCTTTGCCCCGTCATCAATCTCTTGCATGAGCTTAGTTTCGTTGCCATCAAGCCTTGTGATAAAAAGGCTAAATACAGAAGAAGAGAGCCCATTTAGCTTTTCTATCTCGTAGTTTGCGCCAACTCTCGCCTTTTGCATCTTGTCACGAACGTCGTTTGTAGCGCTCTCTAAGTCTTTGTTTAGCTCAAATTCGATGCTTACCACGCTTAGGTTGTCAAAGCTAGTTGAGTAAAGCTTTTTTATCCCCTCGATGCTTGAGACCTCGTCCTCGATCTTTTGCGTGATCTTTGTCTTGATGTAGTTCATATCGCCATTTGCGTAGGTCGTGATCTTTACTATTGGGATATTTACTTGCGGGTATAAATTTACATTCATCGTCTTTAGCGAGTAGATGCCAAAGACAACGAGGCTTAAAAATATCATAAGCGTAGTTATGGGGCGGTTTATGGCTGTTTTTATCATTTATTTTCGCCGATTATCACTTTTCCTTGACCAAACATGCCTGGCTTCATCCCCACATCGTAAGCCTCGGCGTAAAATTTTCTAGTCTCTCGCTTAATTTCTGGATGAATTAGCGCGATTTTTACCTCTTTTTCCTCACTTGTCGCGTCAAGCTTAAATTTAAACATATCGCCTATTTTTACTAAATTTGCATATTTTTCATCGATCGCTATTAAAATTTTAGCCTCCTCAGAGTTTAAGACAAAGGCTGGCTGAAGCGGCGAAGCGCTCTCGCCAAGCTCGACATTTTTACTAGCTATGACGCCATCAAAAGGAGCTTTTAAAACGGCCTTTTTAAGATGATCATCTGCGTTTAAAATGGCGATCTGGGCACTCTCTACCCTAAGAGCTGCCTCATCAAATTTATACTTTACCTCATCGAATTCTTGCTTTGAAGTGACATCCTTTACTTGGCTAAATTTATTAAAGGTGCTTTTAGCAAATTCTTTGGCATTTTTGGCAAGCGCTAGGTCGTTTTTTGCCTTTTTTAGAGCGATCTCAAGGCTTGTTTGATCAAGGCTAGCTAAAACGTCGCCCTTTTTGACGTGACTTGAGACATCTACAAAAATTTTATCTACCTTGCCGCTGCTCTCAAATGCAAGCTTTGAGCTTTGCTTGGCATAGACTTCAAAATCAGCAAAAATCTCCTCCCCTGCAAATGAAAAAATGCAAAATATCATTAAAATTATCAGCTTTTTCAATCCCTAATCCTCTCTAAAATGCTCTCCCCGCTTTCAAAAAAATACTCCGCCTTTTTAATCTCCAGCTCATCTTTCGCCCCTTCAAAAAGGCTAATGGCGTCAAATTTTTGTGAGAGCGCTTCAAGCAGGTCGCTATATCCTAAAAGCCCAGAGTTATACTTCTCATAGCTTGCTTTAAGTGCTAGATCACTCGCCTTTACATACTCATTTAGCGAGGCGATCTTTGAGCTAAGAGTTGCGATCTCGTTTTGTAAATTTTTAAGTTTTGTCTCGTTTTCACGCTTTTTATACTCTAAACTTAGCCTCGCTTCATCAAGCGCGATCTTGCTAGCTTGGCTCATCTTGCTAGTGGCAAAAAAGTCAAAAATTTTCCACCTAAAGCTAACGCCAAATTTATTGCCGTGCGTATCTTCTTTTAGATATTTATCAAGATATGGGCGGTAAGCGCTATACTTGCCAAGGTCGATGTCGTAGTTGTTTTTGTAAAATCCATAGGTGTCATAGAGCGAAATTTGAGGCAAAAAGCCAGCTCTTGTCTCACTAAGCTTAGCTTCGCTTATAAAAATATCTTGATTTAGCCTATCAAGCTCGGCGTTTTTTGAAGATAAATTCGAACCAGTCTCAGCCATTTTTGCCCCGCTAAGTGGCGAAATTTGCTCACCTGTTAACAAATTTATCTCATTTAAAATTTGCTCCATTTTGTTTTTGTATTCAAGCTCCACGCTATTTGCCAAGTGGTATTTTGCCCGCACATTTTCTAGCTCGTCTTTTGCGGCAAGTCCTGCTTTATTTGCCTTTTCAAGCTTATCTAAAACGCCTTTTAAGAAATTTGCCTGAGCGTTTTTGGCAGCTATTATATTTTCAAGTGCGCAGGCGTTAAAGTATAAATTTACAGCCTTAAATGCAAGGTAGTTTTTGGCCTCATCGCTTGCGATGGCGGCTTTATTTTTTAAAAGCTGGTTCATCTTTAGCCTAGCCTCTCTCGCCCCGCCGTCGTATAGTAGAAAATCGATCCTTGCTAGCACTCCAGCTGACTCTTTAGCGACTATGCTTGGAAAGGTGCTTGCGTTTTTGCCGTATGAGCCCTCTAGGCTAAGGCTTGGCAAGTAGGCGCTTGATGTCGCTTCGTCACTTAAATTTGCTCTTTTTAGCTCAAGCTCTTTGATCTTTGAAATTTCGTTTTGAGTGGCTTTGTTTGCTATCTCGCTTAAATTTGATCCAAATAGCGCCAAAGGCAAAAGTGCTAATAAAATTTTTTTCATCAGTGAAAACTCTTTACTAAATTTCCTATTAGCAAATTCCAGCCGTCTACCAGCACGAAGATGAGTAGTTTAAATGGCAGCGAGATCATGACAGGAGGTAGCATCATCATACCCATCGCCATCAAAACGGAGCTTACGACCATGTCGATGACAAGAAATGGCAGATAGAGCAAAAATGCTATCTCAAAAGATGTTTTTAGCTCGCTTATCATAAAAGCTGACATAGCAATGCTTAGCGGGATATCCTCTATATTTGCTGGATTTTGCAAATTTCTTATCCTAAAAAATAGCGCAAGATCTTTTTCTCTAGTGTTTTTAACCATAAATTCTTTAAACGGCTTTAAACTCTTATCAAGCATCTCCTCATAGCCTATCTGCTCGGCTATATAAGGCTTTATGCCCTCATCGTAGCTTCTTTGCCCAACTGGCTCCATGATAAAAAATGTAAGCACCATTGCAAGCGAGATAAGCACCGTTGAAGGCGGCACTTGCTGCGTACCCATAGCTTGGCGCAAAAATGAAAAGACAATGACAAGGCGCAAAAAGCTAGTCATCATAAAGATGAGTGAAGGAGCAAGTGCAAGAGCAGTGAGGATTAGTAAAACATTTAGAGAATTTACAAGCTGCTCGGCATTTTGCGGTGAATTTAGGCTTAAATTTATAGTTGGTAGCGCAGGATCAGCGCCAAAAACCACACAAAACAAAACCGCTAAACTAAGCAGTGCTTTCACGACTAATTCCTCGTATCAAGGATACTTTTCTTAGTAGCCTCTTTATTTTTTGGCTCGAGCGAAACGAAGTGAATTTCCACTCTATTGTTTTTGGCTCTGCCCTCGTCTGTGCTATTGCTAGCAATCGGATCGAAAGAGGCTCTGCCAGAAGTGATAAGCCTATCTTGTGGCACGCCATCACTAACTAGCTCTTCAAGCACGCTAAGCGCCCTTGCAGCAGAGAGCTGCCAGTTATTTTTATATATAGAGTCTTTACTTGGATTTGTATTATCAGTGTATCCGATGATATCTGTTTTTACCTCATTTGGCATTTTGGCTATGATCATGCCTATTCGCTTTAAAAAGAGCTTCGCATCCTCGCCAGAAATTTCAGCGCTATCTTTGTCAAAGAGCATAGCAGCTGGAAGCCTAACGATAAAGCCATCCTCGCTCTCCTCCATAGTGATCTCAGGTGCCCCACTAGCCGTTAGTAGCTCATTTATCTTTTTAACAGTCGAGGTAACCTCATTTTGAGCACCTTTTTGAGCTTTTGGTTTTGGAGTGCGTCTGCTTTCAGGATCTGTCTCTTTTTCTACCTGACTATCTGGTCTTGCGCCACCTTCTAGCACGCTTAGCGCACCAGCTAGCGAGCCAACAGCAGCCTCCATCTTTTTAGCATCCATCGTTGCCATAGAAAGGAGCAAAACAAAGAAGCAAAGTAGGAGTGACATAAGGTCGCCAAAGGCAGCCAACCACTCAGGCATGCACTTTGGGCACTCTTCTGGTTTTATTAACTTACCCATTATTCAAACTGACTTTTTCTATCTTTTGGAGGTAAAAATGCTAAGAGCTTAGCCTCAAGCGTTCTTGGGTTGTCCCCTGCTTGTATCGCCATGATCCCCTCTAAAATGACTTGCTTCTCAAGCGCCTCATCAGCATCGCGGATCGAGAGGATATTTGCAACAGGCGAGCCGATGATGTTACCTATCATCGCACCATAAAGTGTCGTAAGCAAAGCAACCGCCATAGATGGACCGATCGCACTAGGGTCTGACATGTTAAGAAGCATCGCAACAAGACCGATAAGCGTACCAATCATACCCATCGCACCAGCAAAACCACCGACTTGCTCGAAAATTTTGATGTTGTTTGCATGCCTTGTGCTAGTCTGATCGATATCGATCTCTAAAAGCGCTCTGATAGCGTCTGGCTCATTGCCATCGACTGCCATTGAAAGGCCTTTTTTTAAAAATTGATTTGTCTCATTATTTACTTCGCTCTCAAGTGCTAAGATGCCATCTCGCCTAGCTTTGGTTGAGTAATCAACTACTTTTTTTATAGTCTCAGGTAAATTTACTACAACTGATGGCTTAACAGCAACACCATAAAATTTACCAACACCTTTAAGCGTCTCCATCTTGAAGCCAACCATCATAACGCCGATAGTACCACCAAAAACGATCATCACAGAAGGGATATCTATGTATGGTCCTATACCAACGCCTATCGCCATTGATCCAAACAAAAGCACCAGGGTCAAAACCCAGCCGACGACGGTTCCTAAATCCATTTAAACTCGCTTTATTTATAAATTCTTAAGAATTGCTATTTTATTAGCTTTTTGTTGAAACAATCGTTAAATTAAAAAAAATGTTTGCCATTTTTTGCTACAATCTGCGAAATTTTTAACGTTAAAAGGCTTAAAAATGAACAATAATACTTCAATCATAATCCTAGCTGCTGGTCTTGGTACCAGAATGAAATCTAAACGCCCAAAAGTCCTATTTGAGCTATGTGGCGAGCCGATGATCATTCACATCTTAAAGCAAGCTTATGCGATCACAAATGACGTTAGCGTCGTGCTTCACTACGAAAAAGAGTTAATTAGCAAAAAGATAAAAGAAATTTTCCCTCAAACTAAAATTTTCGAGCAAGATCTAGCAAATTTCCCAGGCACTGCTGGCGCGATAAAGGGCGTAAGCTTAAGCGGCGAAAAGGTGCTTGTCACTTGCGGCGACATGCCACTTGTTAGATCAACTGACCTTATGCGTCTAGCAAATGCCGAAGCAGACGTAGTTATGAGCTCATTTGAAGCGGCAAATCCTTTTGGCTACGGCAGAGTTATCATAAAAAACGGCAAAGTTGAGGCCATCGTCGAGCAAAAAGATGCGAGCGAAGCGCAGCTTGCCATAAAAAGCGTAAATGCCGGCTGCTACTGCTTTAAACGCGAGGCGTTAGAGCAAATTTTACCGCTCATAAATAATCAAAACGCACAAAAAGAGTACTACCTAACTGACGCCATAAAAATAGCAAACGAAAAGGGTTTAAAGTGCGTTGCAGTAAATGTTAATGAGCAAAATTTTATGGGCATAAATGATAAATTTCAGCTTAGCATCGCTGAAAAGATCATGCAAGATGAGATCAAACAAAATTTGATGAAAGCTGGCGTTTTGATGCGCATGCCTGAGAGCATTTTCATAGATAGTAGGGCTAAATTTGAAGGCGAGTGCGTGCTAGAAGAAAACGTAAGCATCCTTGGCGAGTGCGTTATTACTGAGAGCATCATCAAAAGCTCATCGGTTATCGAAAGTAGCATCATCAAAAACTCAGACATCGGCCCACTAGCTCACATAAGGCCAAATTCTGAAATTTCTGACACGCACATAGGAAATTTCGTCGAGGTTAAAAAAGGCGTTCTTAGCGGCGTAAAAGCTGGACACTTAAGTTATCTTGGCGACTGCGAGATAGAAAGTGGCACAAATATCGGTTGTGGTACGATCACATGCAACTACGACGGCAAGGCAAAATACAAAACCAAAATCGGCAAAAACGTCTTTGTTGGCTCAGATACGCAGCTAGTTGCCCCTGTAAATATCGCTGATAACGTCATCATCGCAGCTGGCAGCACCATCACAAAAGACGTTGAGAGCGGCGCTCTAGCTATCAGCAGAGGTCGTCAAGAGAACAAAAGCGGCTTTTTTGAGAAATTCTTTGGCAAAGACGATGTTAAAAAATAAGAAAATTTTACTTGCCGTTTGCGGCAGTATCGCCTTTTACAAGGCATTCGAAATTTTATCGCTGCTTAAAAAGCAAGGTGCAGATGTTTATGTGGCTTTAAGTGACGGAGCGCTTGAATTTTGCAGTGTAAGCGGCTTTGAGGCGCTAAGTGAGCATAAAATTTTAAGCTCACAAACGCAAAACTGGCAAGACGGCGTAAATCACATAGCCTACTCTAAAATGGATCTAGTCCTCATCGCACCTGCCTCGGTAAATACGATAAATAAGCTAACAGCTGGCATCTGCGATAACGTCTTTATGCAAACGCTAATCGCCGCCTCGCACGTGCCTTTAGTCGTTGCCCCTGCTGCAAATAACAATATGATCGAGCATTTTGCGACGCAAAATTCACTTGAAATTTTAAAGAAAAACGGCGCTTTAGTGGTTGAGCCAGTGCTTAAAACTCTAGCTTGCGGCGACGTTGGCAAGGGCGGTCTTGCAAGTCCTGAAGTGATAGTAGAAGCTGCCATTAAAAGGCTTAGTAAGCCACTTTTTGCTGGCAAAAAAGTGGTGATCACAGGCGGCGCGACAACCGAAAAGATAGATGATGTAAGAGCCATTACAAATTTCTCAAGCGGAAAGATGGCAAGAGCTTTGGCTAGAGCC is a window of Campylobacter concisus DNA encoding:
- a CDS encoding efflux RND transporter periplasmic adaptor subunit; the encoded protein is MIFCIFSFAGEEIFADFEVYAKQSSKLAFESSGKVDKIFVDVSSHVKKGDVLASLDQTSLEIALKKAKNDLALAKNAKEFAKSTFNKFSQVKDVTSKQEFDEVKYKFDEAALRVESAQIAILNADDHLKKAVLKAPFDGVIASKNVELGESASPLQPAFVLNSEEAKILIAIDEKYANLVKIGDMFKFKLDATSEEKEVKIALIHPEIKRETRKFYAEAYDVGMKPGMFGQGKVIIGENK
- a CDS encoding TolC family protein, giving the protein MKKILLALLPLALFGSNLSEIANKATQNEISKIKELELKRANLSDEATSSAYLPSLSLEGSYGKNASTFPSIVAKESAGVLARIDFLLYDGGAREARLKMNQLLKNKAAIASDEAKNYLAFKAVNLYFNACALENIIAAKNAQANFLKGVLDKLEKANKAGLAAKDELENVRAKYHLANSVELEYKNKMEQILNEINLLTGEQISPLSGAKMAETGSNLSSKNAELDRLNQDIFISEAKLSETRAGFLPQISLYDTYGFYKNNYDIDLGKYSAYRPYLDKYLKEDTHGNKFGVSFRWKIFDFFATSKMSQASKIALDEARLSLEYKKRENETKLKNLQNEIATLSSKIASLNEYVKASDLALKASYEKYNSGLLGYSDLLEALSQKFDAISLFEGAKDELEIKKAEYFFESGESILERIRD
- the fliP gene encoding flagellar type III secretion system pore protein FliP (The bacterial flagellar biogenesis protein FliP forms a type III secretion system (T3SS)-type pore required for flagellar assembly.) yields the protein MLSLAVLFCVVFGADPALPTINLSLNSPQNAEQLVNSLNVLLILTALALAPSLIFMMTSFLRLVIVFSFLRQAMGTQQVPPSTVLISLAMVLTFFIMEPVGQRSYDEGIKPYIAEQIGYEEMLDKSLKPFKEFMVKNTREKDLALFFRIRNLQNPANIEDIPLSIAMSAFMISELKTSFEIAFLLYLPFLVIDMVVSSVLMAMGMMMLPPVMISLPFKLLIFVLVDGWNLLIGNLVKSFH
- a CDS encoding flagellar motor protein MotB, with amino-acid sequence MGKLIKPEECPKCMPEWLAAFGDLMSLLLCFFVLLLSMATMDAKKMEAAVGSLAGALSVLEGGARPDSQVEKETDPESRRTPKPKAQKGAQNEVTSTVKKINELLTASGAPEITMEESEDGFIVRLPAAMLFDKDSAEISGEDAKLFLKRIGMIIAKMPNEVKTDIIGYTDNTNPSKDSIYKNNWQLSAARALSVLEELVSDGVPQDRLITSGRASFDPIASNSTDEGRAKNNRVEIHFVSLEPKNKEATKKSILDTRN
- a CDS encoding motility protein A, producing MDLGTVVGWVLTLVLLFGSMAIGVGIGPYIDIPSVMIVFGGTIGVMMVGFKMETLKGVGKFYGVAVKPSVVVNLPETIKKVVDYSTKARRDGILALESEVNNETNQFLKKGLSMAVDGNEPDAIRALLEIDIDQTSTRHANNIKIFEQVGGFAGAMGMIGTLIGLVAMLLNMSDPSAIGPSMAVALLTTLYGAMIGNIIGSPVANILSIRDADEALEKQVILEGIMAIQAGDNPRTLEAKLLAFLPPKDRKSQFE
- the glmU gene encoding bifunctional UDP-N-acetylglucosamine diphosphorylase/glucosamine-1-phosphate N-acetyltransferase GlmU → MNNNTSIIILAAGLGTRMKSKRPKVLFELCGEPMIIHILKQAYAITNDVSVVLHYEKELISKKIKEIFPQTKIFEQDLANFPGTAGAIKGVSLSGEKVLVTCGDMPLVRSTDLMRLANAEADVVMSSFEAANPFGYGRVIIKNGKVEAIVEQKDASEAQLAIKSVNAGCYCFKREALEQILPLINNQNAQKEYYLTDAIKIANEKGLKCVAVNVNEQNFMGINDKFQLSIAEKIMQDEIKQNLMKAGVLMRMPESIFIDSRAKFEGECVLEENVSILGECVITESIIKSSSVIESSIIKNSDIGPLAHIRPNSEISDTHIGNFVEVKKGVLSGVKAGHLSYLGDCEIESGTNIGCGTITCNYDGKAKYKTKIGKNVFVGSDTQLVAPVNIADNVIIAAGSTITKDVESGALAISRGRQENKSGFFEKFFGKDDVKK
- the coaBC gene encoding bifunctional phosphopantothenoylcysteine decarboxylase/phosphopantothenate--cysteine ligase CoaBC is translated as MLKNKKILLAVCGSIAFYKAFEILSLLKKQGADVYVALSDGALEFCSVSGFEALSEHKILSSQTQNWQDGVNHIAYSKMDLVLIAPASVNTINKLTAGICDNVFMQTLIAASHVPLVVAPAANNNMIEHFATQNSLEILKKNGALVVEPVLKTLACGDVGKGGLASPEVIVEAAIKRLSKPLFAGKKVVITGGATTEKIDDVRAITNFSSGKMARALARAFYYAGAEVKLLASFEAANEPFLSLKFSSSSELLELCKSECESANLLVMCAAVSDFVPTKIDGKIKKEDVGESLNLSLKRNVDILQSLKELKCKKIGFKLETSNESALKSARSMLEKKALDAVCLNILGEKNGFASEQNEVNFITKSGEILLPLASKDEIAGRIVELAANL